The genomic region GAAGACATTTCGTTGTGAGGTTGCTGATGAAGTATGTTTCAGCCAAAGAAGATTTGAAAATAAGGTTGAAATTATGGATCTTTTTGAGAGTCACAGTGGAAGTTATTTTACAGGAGGTACCTTTAAAAAAGAGTTTGAACATGAATTCGGTGCTGAAAAAATTGAGCAGTATAATATTGACACTAGTAAACTCCAACCCAATTTTTTTGATGAAAGTGCAATAAAGGAAATTTGTACTGAACTTAATAAGATAAAAAAACGTGATCAAGTTCAGGAATTTATATTTGATACATACTTGAAATGCATGGAAATGACTCAAACTTGGGGTGGAAAGCATGAAATAAATGCAATGTCTGATCTACTAAATACAGCGATAATAGTGTCTGAGAAAGATTCAAAAGATCTTATATACAATGAAAAGAAAAAATACTGTAACAAAATACGCTTGTCTTATAAAGAAAATAATCATTATCAATTTTATCAAGTAGAGTATTCAAATTTGATGAAGTTTGTTCTGAGTTTCATTCAATCATTTGAAACGAGGCTTATTATATATGATATACTTGCAAGTACACTGAGAGAGGGGAACAGAATATTTTCGGATGGGGTGAGCATTAACAGGTTTGTGCAAAGTATTTTTGGATGTTCAACACATGATGATTGGGAGATGTTTGGTATGAAAGCATCTTTGAGAGAAGGTAATGTAACAAAAGCGACAAAAAGTTTTATTAATCTATCAGACTTAATAGGAACGTTTAATGAATATAAACTGGGCTTTAGAAAAATATTAATGGATGCTGGATGCAATATTTTTCAAAGTTTTGAAATGCAGTTTGAGAAAATAGGCTTTGATCATATTTCAAAGATAGCAGATGATATCGTAGATAAGATAATTGAATATTACATTCAGAAAGAATACAAGGGAGATTTGAGCAATATAAGAATAGCTGAAACCCTTGTTCTAAATACATACTTTCAAGGTATGTCTGCGCAGTATGGAGAAATAAGTTATAATCTTAGAGACCTATATGAAAATATCGGAATTGCAGAAGGCAGTGAAGGCTCTTTCGTCTATTATAGAAAGAAAAGTGAGGATAAATCTAGTCAGTATGGTTATCGCCGTTCCCTTATGGGTGAAAAGTCGAAAAGAACATATGATACAAGATATATTAGAGTAGAAGCTACAAACGTAGAACTTGAAAACTATGTGTATACTTTAGATGCCTTAAATATACAAGAATTTAAGGCTAAAGTGGAGAAGGTATTTTATATTGTCAATAAAGAAATCCAAATGCCAAGCAAAAAGATAATTGAGGATCTTATAGTAAAAATTAAATCCCATATTGAACAAGAGGTAAGCTTTTTAAACGAGCATATCTTATTTTGTTGTCAAGAGCGCAAACAAAATTTAGATATGAATTTGAAATACTTAGTTAAAGAAGAAGGAAAAAAAGAACAACATATAATAGGAGGCAAAGAGTTAATAGGAAGAACTGAAAAAAATAGTGATGTTGTATCTTTGATGGAAAAAAATTTAAAAACAATTCCAAATTCGTTTTATTATCTAAAAGTAAAAGAAGCATTTGTAAATCATGCTGAAACAGTCTCTCAAAACTATAGCAACCTACTTGAATCAGAGCATGGTAATACAGCAAGATCTAGGAGTTTTTGGCCTAGTATAAAAGTATCAGATATACAAAGATTATCATCTCTACTTGGGAAAATGAATTTTAAGGATGTATGTGCTCCAGTAGAAGAATTCACTGGAAGAAAGAAACAAATAGAGGAGATATATACAAAATTACATGGGGGAGAAGTAATAATAGTAGGTCCATCTGGAATTGGCAAAACTCAACTAGCTAGAAAATTTGTTGAAGAAAACAAAGGAGTTTATCTTCATATCTATGAGGTAAATACTCAAGATATATTGTCCATGGAAAGTTCTTTTGATTCCCTTGTCCGAGATAGGCTAAGCATGTGTATGGAAAGAGAAAGAAATAAAGGAGAGGAAAAATGCCTATTCCTTTTTCAGGGAGTTAAAAAAGAAGATCTAGAGAGAATTTTAAAGATCAGAGGTAAAAGAGGTGGTTTTGACTGCTTATTTACTTCTTCTGATCAAGGTTATCAAGATATAGCAGAAGTGTCTTTAGATAGTCTTGGAGAAAAAGAAGCTATACAACTTGTAAAAAGAATTTTAGAGATAGCAGATAAGTCGCAAGATGAAAAAATAAAAGCACTAATAAGAAAACTCGAAGGTTTTCCATTAGCTATAAATCTAGCAGTAGCATGTATTAAAAACAAAGGATCAAGCTCTTTGAGCGAAGCATTTGGAATTTTTGAATATTTAATACAATACGAAAGTTTTAATCAGAAATTTCCACGAAACACTAGACAAAATGAATACGATAGAATACTGCAAATAACATTACTAATCTCGATGGAAACAATAGAAAAGATGAGTTCTGGAGAGAAAGTTCTAAAAATTTTAAATGCTATGGCTTATTTTGGTCATGGTACAATTGATCCCAATTTATTTCTTCCCTGGATTAGATATGAGGATAGGCTATACTCCATTTTTAAATTGCTAGAACAATATTCGATAATTTATCCAAAAAAGGAAGGTAAATACAAGGTCTATACTATGCATGAATTAATAAAAAAAGTAATACGTTCACAGTTTACCATAGATGAGGAAAAATACATATTAAGTTGTATAATAGAATTGGTATCTGAAACTGAAGGAGGGTTTTTAGATGTAGTTCACCTCTTATCTTTGTTTGATCATGGTCAAAAATATGACTATCTAATAGAAGAAAATAAGAATCTTCCTTGTTTAATTTTAAGTGGCTTAAATGAGTTATATGAGTATCAAAAAGTTATCAATCTTACGTCGCAATTATATCAATTACTTGCTGTAGATGATGGATATTCAAGGTTGATCAAATATGAGTTTGCCTGTGCGCGAGCTGGTTTGGGATGGTATGATAAAGCATTAAAAGTCTTTCTAGATTTGAAAAAATTAGAGAAGGTAAATGATGTATTTCCTTCTCTTGCTTTGGATAAAAAAATACTTTCTATTTATCTCAAACAAAAAAATTATAAAAAAGCATTGTCGTACAGTAAATACAATAACTTTATATTTACTAGTTCATTTAACGAAGAAATCATGGAACTTATAGAAGAACATCTAGATATGGCAGTTATTATAGCTGAAGTATTTGTAATGCAAAAAAGATATACTGATGCATTTACAACTTTGTACTATGTAAGACAACTGAGAAATGAAATTTTCCTTAAAATAAGTGATTTTAACTCCGATGATGATCCTTATCTTGATCCTTCCGAGGTGTATGAATTTTATAATTTAGATACAAAATATATCTATGCCTTAGCATATTTCTTTATGAGTCAAGAAAGAAAAAAAGTAACTATAAATGAAGAAGCGTTACCACATAAAGAAGATTTACCTCGTGAATTGAGTATAAAAGCTTTATTTAGGCAGCTACAAGATATTCTGATAAATCAAGAGAGTAGTCAGTACTTACAACCGGCTCCTTATTTTGTTGCAATAGAGGTAGGAAAAGTAATTCAAAGAGAATTAAGAGAGAAAGCATTGCAATATTTTGAGAAAGTGCTGAAGCTACAAAAAAATTATGGATTTTTAGATAATCATCCTAACGTACTATCTGTGAAGTTTTATATAGCTGTTTTACATAGTTGCTTAGAGGATAAAGAAAAAGCATTACAAGAACTTCAACGATTGCAAGAATTACAAGAGAAGGTTATAGGGATAAATCATCTTGATACTTTAGATACTGTATATGCTATACAAAAGTTGTTTACTAGAGATGAAGATAAATCAACATATTTAAAAAATGAGGTAGAAAAAAGAGAATCGCTCTTACAATTTGAAAAATCTGATTTGAATGCTAAGGGTGTTTCAATCTTAAAAGAGCTTTATGTAGAAAAAAATAGGGAAAGTTCTTCTTCAGTATCAAGTGAAGAGTTACTGCTAGGAAACAAAAGGTTTCTAGACACAGAGAGTACAAAAACTAAAAGGAGAAAAATAGATAACCAGCCAGCCAGTAAGATTTATCTTAACGATGTCAACGTAAATCTTAGCCGTCAGCAAGATGCTATAGTCAATTTATAATATTGACTGGCAAAACATTATCTTCTTACAACAGATGGGTCTAGATGCTTAAATTTCTAATATTATTTAATGATAATCTAAGGACAATTACAGTAAGGTTTCAGCAGAAGTTTAGATACATGGTTCCAGAGTGTGATGGTAGTGTAAATAAATGAGGAGCACTGTAAACATATAAATTCTTCCCGTGAGCTCCAACTCTAGCGATTCTTTTTTGAATAACAAAATTATAGTGTTTACTGGTAAGCTACGTGCTATGAGCAGAGGGGAGGCAAAAGTAAGAGCTAAAGTTTTAGGGGCAAAGATCAGTTCAAGCCTTTCTACTAAAACTGACTATTTAATTGCAGGAGAAGATCCAGGTTCAAAATATAAAAAAGCAATGGAATTGGGTGTGGAAATTTTATATGAAGAACAGTGGAACAAATTGTGCTAAACACAACTTAATCTGACGGGAATGAATTAACTGATAGAAGAATGGGAGTGTTAAATAAACTGTGTCAAATTGCATTTTTAGTTCAACTCAATTTTTAACCTACTAGGAAAAAAGATATCAAGTTGAGAGATAGTTAAAGCCCAATCATGTATAGGCATAGTCCATTTTTCTCTTACCTTTTTTATAGCACAATATACCTGTTTATACAAGGCATTTGTGCTAGTAAATGAGCCCTTGGTTTTAGTAAATTTTCTGATCTGTCTATGTAGTCCCTCAATAGGATTTGTGGTATAAATTAATTTTCTTACAGGGCCAGAATATTTTAAATAACTAGACAGATTTTCCCAATTATTCTGCCAAAACCAACGGATATTTTTCTCCCTATTTTTCCTCCAGTTCAAGTAAATAATTCTCGGCTATTTCTCTACTTGATATGTTTTTTTCAAATCATTCATGAAAACTTTTGCTCGATACATATTTCAGTGAATTTCTTATCTGATGTACTATACATTTCTGCTTTAGGAAATACGCTATTTATAGCTGTAGGAAAGCTTTTTAACACAAAGCTATCAGAATATCATCTACTCCTCTCTCCTTTAGGTCATTTAGTACTCCCAACCAGAACTTCACTTTCAGCCAAATAAAAACCCAAAACTTCTTTTCTGCCATTTTGCTAATATGTTATACATACATTTGCTTACACAATGCCCGTCCTCCTTGACCTTAAAAAACCATGAACACTATTGGATATACAGATTGCAGCGGACGACTGCGCCATTCGTTGATTACCAGTAACAATTTGTCAGTAATACTTGATATCTCTGCTGCAGATATTTTATATTTCTTCTACATGCGATGCTATATCCCATGCCACTGGCATATGTACTTAAAACCTTTGCTTCAAGTTCGGTTTGTTTGCCTTTTTCTGACTACTTGTGGCTCGAAACTTCCTTCTCTATCTCTTGGTGTCAATATTTCAAATACTTGTCCGTAAAGTCTTTGAATTTCTTCGGTTGTTTTCTTCGCTTTCAGCCGACAAATGGTTTTCTATCTCGCCTTCCCTCTAGCAGTTTTTTTATAAATGGTGTTAATGCTCCATCTCTTTCCGTCAATGGTCTTCCTTCTCGTATAGATGATAAGATATTTGTTTCTAATTCTTTATAGTCTACCAAACCGGTAGTTCTGTTTGCTTGACTCATTGTCAAACCTCCATTTTTTTATCAATTTATTACTTTACTTCTCGGTTTGACACAGTTTATTTAACACTTCCAATAAAAAAATATCAAAGTCATCATATTATATCACGAACCTTTTCCAAGACTTTTTTCATATTTTCGCTTGAAAGTGGAATTAAGCCAAGCCTAGATAAATATCCACCTTCAGTACTAATAGAGTCTACAACTTCTCTAATGAATTCCCTTAATCCATCAACAGTATCTAAGTGTTCTTTCTTTATATAAAGATATAAAGGCCTTGCTAACATATACTCCCCCGATGATATATTTTTATAAGTTGGCTCAATTCCTGCGATTGTGCTTCCTTGAATCTCATCTTGGTTTTTCGCTAAAAAGCTGAAGCTAAATATTCCTAAAGCATTTTTATTGCTCTTCAATTTTTGTATTATTATGTTTTCATTAATTCCAACTTCTATATATCTTCCATCATCTCTGATATTACTACATGCTTTCTTTCTTTTTTCTTGGTCTTGATAATTCTCTTTGAAAATCCTTGAGTTCATACATGAATATTGATCAAGCATAATAAAATTAATCAAAGTTTCATGTGTACCTGTATTTTGATGTGGGCCATAGATTTTAATTTCTGTTTTTGGTAGAGCTTGATTTACATCAGACCAAAATTTCTTGTTATTCTTTACTAATCTATCATTGTCTTCAGAATATGAAGATAAAGTTTCAAACAGGTCATTTTTTGTAAAATCAAATCTATGGCTTTGATTTGAATTTGCAATAACAATTCCATCATAGCCAATTATGATCTCTATTACTTCATTCACTTTATTTCTTTTACATAATTCTCTCTCTACTTCCTTCATAGGGCGAGATGAAGTAGTGATATCTGGTGTGCCTTCCCCTATTCCTGAACAAAACATTTTGAACCCTGATCCACTTCCTATCGATTCTACAACTGGAGTTTTAAAGGAAAATATACGGCTGAATTCTTCAGATATAAATGAGATAAAAGGAAAAACAGTTGAAGATCCAACAATTCTGATATATCTTCTGGCATCAACATTTGACAGTGGGATGAGTAATACAAATGCAAAAATAAGGAAAAGGCGTTTCAGCATCGTTTTCGCTCAAGAGTGTAAACTTAATTATCGTAATAAAAAATCAAACTGAAAAGCTTTTTTTCTAGATTTCAAAAGGTATAACGATCAAATGTGTGCGTAATGATGAGATCTGAATCACAGCATTCATACAACTGTATCTATATCGAATCCTCTTATGTTTTTCAATACTGAAAAATTCTTTCATATTAACTTAATGATGCAATATATCCTTTTCTTTAATAGATAAGTCATCATCGACTTTTTTTACATTATCATCAGTAATGTTTTGTATTTCCTTTTTGGCAACATGAAAATCATCTTCTGAGATTTCCTTATTTTTCTTCATTTCCTCTATTTCTTCCATAACATCTCTGCGTATATTTCTAATTGCAACTCGTGCATTTTCAGAAAATTGATGCAATAATTTCACTAATTTTTCACGAGTTTCTTGTGTTAAGTCTGGAAGAACTATACGTATAGTATTTCCTTCAACAACAGGATTTAAATTCAGGTTAGCATTGATTATCGCATTTTTTACTTCACCGATAACAGTAGCATCCCAAACTTTAACTGATAGAGTTTTGTTATCTATAGCTGAAACTCCTGCAACTTGGTTCAGTTTTTGATGTCCACCATAGATATTTACAACTATACCATCAAGTAATGATGCGTTAGCTCTACCAGTACGTACACCTTTCATATCATCGTGAAAAGACTGAATAGTTTTTAGCATTCTTTCTTTTGTTTTAGCTTTTATTTCGTTTAACATAAATTACCTAATGTTTACAATCTGAAACTATAGTATAAGTGCCTTGACCCTTAATAATATCAACCATTTTTTCTCTTTTTAAAGAAAAAACTACAATTGGGATAGAATTCTCACGAGCAAGTGAAATTGCTGATGCATCCATAACTTTTAAATCACGAGTTAGCAGATCTGTATAAGAAAGCCTATCATACATCACAGCATTCTCATTTTTTTTTGGATCGGCAGAATATACACCACTTACTTGAGTACCTTTTAAAATAACATCACAATTCATTTCAACAGCACGTAAAGCTGCAGCTGTATCTGTAGTAAAAAATGGGTTACCTGTGCCTGCTGCAAAAATGACTACTCTACCTTTCTCTAAATGATGAATAGCCTTCCTTCTTATATAAGGCTCACATATAGTAGTCATGGGTATAGCAGACAACACCCTAGAGACTATAGAGCTTTTTTCTAAAAAATTTTGCAAAATTAAAGCATTAATGACAGTACCAAGCATTCCAATATAATCACTGCTTGCTCTTTCACAGCCACTTAAAGATGCTGATGCACCACGAAAAATATTCCCACCACCAACAACAATACAAACTTGAACTCCGAGATTACAAACTTCAACTATGTCTTTGGATAGTTTATCTATAACTTCCATATCATGGCCAAATAGCTTTGATCCCATCAAAGCCTCCCCAGAGATTTTGAATAACACTCTGGGGTACTTTACTTCTGAAGTTTTGTTACTTATTTGCACCATCCAAAGTAAGTAACTTATAATTAGCTAATTTAACAGCACTTGATTCTATAAAATCAGCAATCTTCATTTTATCATCTTTTATAAACTTCTGCTCTAGCAGAACAACTTCTTCATAGTATTTAGCCATTCGTCCATCTACTATTTTTTTCGCTACCTCTTCAGGTTTATTTAAGCTCTTTACTTGCTCCTCAATTATAGAACGCTCATTGTTTAATTTTTCTTGATCTAAATCATCTATAGATAAAGCTTCAGGTTTCATAGCAACTACATGCATAGCTATTTGCTTTCCAATCTCTTGTTTATCACCAGATGATTGCAATGCTACTAAAGCACCAATCTTACCTAAGCCATGCATATCACCATGTACGTATCCAGAAATAATCCCATCTTTAGTCTCTAGGTAGCAAAGATTGCTTAACTCTAACTTCTCACCAAGAACCGATGTACCACTCATAATAGCTTCCTGCACTGTACCAACATCTTCATATTTGGCATTTTTTAACTCATCAAGACTAGTACAACGTTCTTGACAAGCAATTGATGCTAAATTTGAAACTAATGCTATGAACTTCTCATTTCTAGCAACAAAATCAGTTTCACAATTGACTTTAACCAATACACCATAATTTTTAGCCAAGCACATAGCAATAAGCCCATCCGAAGCTACTCTATCAGACTTTTTGTCAGCTTTAGCAAATCCTATTGTACGTAACCTATCAACGGCTTTCTTAATATCACCATCACACTCTTCTAACGCTTTCTTACAATCGCTTAAGCCAAGCCCTGTTCTATCGCGTAATTCCCTTATACTACTTGAATCCATCTTCATTTACTTACTACTACCTCCTTTGCTGTTTCAACCTTAATACGCTTCTTTTTAGTTTGCACAATATCCTCTTCTTTTCCTTGAATAAGCTCATCATCCTTAACTCTAGACCTTGTCAAACTAGACTCTATTCCAGCTAATATAGAATCAGCAACTAATTTACAATAGAGCTCTATTGATTTTCTTGAATCATCATTTCCTGGTATAGGATAGGCAATACCATCTGGATCAGAATTGGTATCAAGTACTCCAACTACAGGAATACCCAGTTTTTTAGCCTCTTTAACCGCTATATGCTCTTTGTTAGTATCAATAATAAATAAAATATCAGGAACTGCTCCCATTTCTCTAATTCCACCCAATTCTTTATCAAGCTTTTTTCTTTTCTTTTCAATGTTTCCTAATTCTTTTTTTGTTAAGATGCTATCTTCATCATTGGATATTTTCTCATATTGTATCAAAGTTTTTATCGAAAAAGAAACAGTGTTCCAATTAGTAAGCATACCACCAAGCCATCGATCATTTACATAATACTGACCACAACGAACTGCTTCACTTGCAACAATATCTAAAGCTTGAAATTTCGTACCAACAAATAAAATGCGACCATCTTGAGATGCAACATCGTATAAAGCTTTCATCGCCGCCTCTAACAATGGTAATGTTTTTCGTAAGTCTATTATGTGTATACGATTCTCTTGATGTATACCATATATATATGGGGCCATTTTCGCATTCCAGCGACTAACTTTATGGCCAAAATGCACACCAGATTCAGCTAAATCACGTATAGTAACTTTAGGCAAATTTGTCATATTTACTCCTCCAAATAGTTTATCCTCCATGGCATAACCCTAACGGGACTACTTGCATAAGCCATGTGTGAAATTAAGTTATTTACATGGTAATAAAAAAGACAAAAAAGCGCAAACAAAAAATATTGACAAGTGGCAACACGTTGATTAGCTTTAAGGTTGCAAACGTTAAAAAGCAATGGGGGGTGTAGCTCAGTTGGTTAGAGCGCATGCCTGTCACGCATGAGGTCGTGAGTTCAAGTCTCATCACTCCCGCCATTACAGCAGAAACACCTTAAAATTCTTTAAGTTTCTTATTAATTTGAATTAATTTCTTTCAGAGACTTGACATGATATTGTAATTGCTGCTTAATCTATTTAATTTTATTATTAATAATTGGGATTAAATATGTTCATTTCTGAGGTTTTTGCGGCAGATGCGACTAACAATGTATCAGTATCTGTTGCTAACTTTATTCCACTCATTTTAATATTTGTAGTATTTTATTTTCTCATTATTCGCCCCAATCACAAAAAACTAAAAGAACATAGAAGGATGATAGATCAAATAAAACGTGGTGATACGGTTATTACTTCTAGTGGAATAATAGGTGAAGTAAACAAAGTTGACGAAGTAAATGCACAACTAATACTAGAAATAGCACCAAAAATTGAAATAAAAATCCTAAAGTCTGCTATATCTGAAATCTTAAATAAAGAAATTCAAAAGCCAGTAGCTAAATCTATTGAAAAAAGCAAAGTTGAAAAGAATGGCAAGAAAAATAAACTAGAGGAAAGTAAAAAAGACAAAAATGCTTCATAATTTAAGAAGTGTGTGGAATATTAGGTATAGTAAGTAGCGGTGATTCAGTAATACCAACTTTACTAACCGCGTTGCAAAAATTGGAATACAGAGGTTATGACTCTTCAGGTATAGCAATTATAAATAATAGAGGTAAGATAGAAGTAAAAAAATCAGAAGGTAAAGTTGAAAGATTGTGTGAAGTTGTTCATGAGAGCAAGATATCTAGTAGCAAAGTTGGTATAGCACATACTCGTTGGGCTACACATGGAGCTCCAAATCTTAAAAATGCTCATCCCATTTATATAAATAATGTTGTTGTTGCTCATAATGGCATAATTGAAAATTACAATATATTAAAAAAGGATCTGGAGGAAAAGGGAGTATCTTTTCATACCGACACTGATACAGAAGTAATACCAAACATATTAACTGCATATCTTAATGAAGGATTGTCACCAGTTGATTCTATATTACAGTGTCTAAACAATTTACAAGGTTCACTTGCTTTGGCTTTATTATTTGCAGAATATCCAGATACTTTATTTGTTGCAAAAAGAAATTTGCCTTTAGCAATAGGATATAACTGTAATAAAGTGTTTGCTGCTTCTGATACTAATACTTTGAATTCATTTGTAGAAAAAATATTGCATTTAGAAGATAATGATATTGCAGTAATAAAATCTAACGAATTCAGTATATATAATAATGGTATACAAGTTAAACGCAGAACAGAAAATAGCAGTCCAAGAAATTTTCTAATTAGTAAAAATGGTTACCCTAGCTTTATGCTAAAAGAAATTTTTGAGCAACCGTATGCATTAAACAAAACAATAAATCAATTTTATAAACAATATAAAGAAATCAACAAAGAATTATTTTCTGAACTAGGTTACATTACTATAGTTGGATGCGGTTCATCCTATTTTTCTGGACTAATAGCAAAGTGTTGGCTGGAAAGTATTGCTCAAATTCGGGTATATCTAGAAATCTCGTCAGAATTTAGGTATAGCAGCGTCAAGCTCGAAGAAGGTAGTATTGGCTTATTCATTTCTCAATCTGGTGAAACTGCAGATACTATGGAAGCACTACGTTATGCGAGATTGCAGAAACAAATGATCATTAGCATAATTAATACATTTAATAGCAGCATAGAAAAAGCCTCAGATATTGTATTGCATACTCTTGCTGGACCTGAGATTGGTGTTGCTTCGACAAAAACCTTTTCTACGCAGCTTGCAATTTTAGCATGCTTTGCTGTAGAGCTTGGAAAAATAAAAGGTATACTGGGTAGAGAGAGGATAAAGGAACTAAGCGGTGCTATTAATTCCATTCCCGAACA from Wolbachia endosymbiont (group B) of Parapoynx stratiotata harbors:
- a CDS encoding ankyrin repeat domain-containing protein, giving the protein MLGKENTKEQVTDNQSRLIRMQKEDILPSSNQQILKLPEGFTIGKAIGRGDCFFDAVAQGLKQLKPETNFTVKSLREICRKQALSSQEMKEKIIADARNREDSTVIPPGPGIDDDELWKTYLVGIEYSNEDIERMQKDNKEVASSLTDLKYGNTLQVPICGRPEIEGRMICNEYNVKLHVIEYLPIYEWSGSLIYGLGSKFVSTDYNEKDTIHIINKGDFHFEPILSETLLISEIQKEFTSILEGSNLIEDRKLEKLKSFFEAYPSLNVNFQVNQYNDTPIHIAVRAGESKIVRFLLKIGTQVDVLNGEGKTPIDIAKDNNRKDIAKILQPLISYEEVDVPGDGSCLFWSVALAYLTPVKFDDYAFHERFKELFASDYDVHSIQRLIQSNANIYEDSVMKQLVTKTFRCEVADEVCFSQRRFENKVEIMDLFESHSGSYFTGGTFKKEFEHEFGAEKIEQYNIDTSKLQPNFFDESAIKEICTELNKIKKRDQVQEFIFDTYLKCMEMTQTWGGKHEINAMSDLLNTAIIVSEKDSKDLIYNEKKKYCNKIRLSYKENNHYQFYQVEYSNLMKFVLSFIQSFETRLIIYDILASTLREGNRIFSDGVSINRFVQSIFGCSTHDDWEMFGMKASLREGNVTKATKSFINLSDLIGTFNEYKLGFRKILMDAGCNIFQSFEMQFEKIGFDHISKIADDIVDKIIEYYIQKEYKGDLSNIRIAETLVLNTYFQGMSAQYGEISYNLRDLYENIGIAEGSEGSFVYYRKKSEDKSSQYGYRRSLMGEKSKRTYDTRYIRVEATNVELENYVYTLDALNIQEFKAKVEKVFYIVNKEIQMPSKKIIEDLIVKIKSHIEQEVSFLNEHILFCCQERKQNLDMNLKYLVKEEGKKEQHIIGGKELIGRTEKNSDVVSLMEKNLKTIPNSFYYLKVKEAFVNHAETVSQNYSNLLESEHGNTARSRSFWPSIKVSDIQRLSSLLGKMNFKDVCAPVEEFTGRKKQIEEIYTKLHGGEVIIVGPSGIGKTQLARKFVEENKGVYLHIYEVNTQDILSMESSFDSLVRDRLSMCMERERNKGEEKCLFLFQGVKKEDLERILKIRGKRGGFDCLFTSSDQGYQDIAEVSLDSLGEKEAIQLVKRILEIADKSQDEKIKALIRKLEGFPLAINLAVACIKNKGSSSLSEAFGIFEYLIQYESFNQKFPRNTRQNEYDRILQITLLISMETIEKMSSGEKVLKILNAMAYFGHGTIDPNLFLPWIRYEDRLYSIFKLLEQYSIIYPKKEGKYKVYTMHELIKKVIRSQFTIDEEKYILSCIIELVSETEGGFLDVVHLLSLFDHGQKYDYLIEENKNLPCLILSGLNELYEYQKVINLTSQLYQLLAVDDGYSRLIKYEFACARAGLGWYDKALKVFLDLKKLEKVNDVFPSLALDKKILSIYLKQKNYKKALSYSKYNNFIFTSSFNEEIMELIEEHLDMAVIIAEVFVMQKRYTDAFTTLYYVRQLRNEIFLKISDFNSDDDPYLDPSEVYEFYNLDTKYIYALAYFFMSQERKKVTINEEALPHKEDLPRELSIKALFRQLQDILINQESSQYLQPAPYFVAIEVGKVIQRELREKALQYFEKVLKLQKNYGFLDNHPNVLSVKFYIAVLHSCLEDKEKALQELQRLQELQEKVIGINHLDTLDTVYAIQKLFTRDEDKSTYLKNEVEKRESLLQFEKSDLNAKGVSILKELYVEKNRESSSSVSSEELLLGNKRFLDTESTKTKRRKIDNQPASKIYLNDVNVNLSRQQDAIVNL
- a CDS encoding substrate-binding domain-containing protein, whose protein sequence is MLKRLFLIFAFVLLIPLSNVDARRYIRIVGSSTVFPFISFISEEFSRIFSFKTPVVESIGSGSGFKMFCSGIGEGTPDITTSSRPMKEVERELCKRNKVNEVIEIIIGYDGIVIANSNQSHRFDFTKNDLFETLSSYSEDNDRLVKNNKKFWSDVNQALPKTEIKIYGPHQNTGTHETLINFIMLDQYSCMNSRIFKENYQDQEKRKKACSNIRDDGRYIEVGINENIIIQKLKSNKNALGIFSFSFLAKNQDEIQGSTIAGIEPTYKNISSGEYMLARPLYLYIKKEHLDTVDGLREFIREVVDSISTEGGYLSRLGLIPLSSENMKKVLEKVRDII
- the frr gene encoding ribosome recycling factor, giving the protein MLNEIKAKTKERMLKTIQSFHDDMKGVRTGRANASLLDGIVVNIYGGHQKLNQVAGVSAIDNKTLSVKVWDATVIGEVKNAIINANLNLNPVVEGNTIRIVLPDLTQETREKLVKLLHQFSENARVAIRNIRRDVMEEIEEMKKNKEISEDDFHVAKKEIQNITDDNVKKVDDDLSIKEKDILHH
- the pyrH gene encoding UMP kinase, which gives rise to MVQISNKTSEVKYPRVLFKISGEALMGSKLFGHDMEVIDKLSKDIVEVCNLGVQVCIVVGGGNIFRGASASLSGCERASSDYIGMLGTVINALILQNFLEKSSIVSRVLSAIPMTTICEPYIRRKAIHHLEKGRVVIFAAGTGNPFFTTDTAAALRAVEMNCDVILKGTQVSGVYSADPKKNENAVMYDRLSYTDLLTRDLKVMDASAISLARENSIPIVVFSLKREKMVDIIKGQGTYTIVSDCKH
- the tsf gene encoding translation elongation factor Ts — translated: MKMDSSSIRELRDRTGLGLSDCKKALEECDGDIKKAVDRLRTIGFAKADKKSDRVASDGLIAMCLAKNYGVLVKVNCETDFVARNEKFIALVSNLASIACQERCTSLDELKNAKYEDVGTVQEAIMSGTSVLGEKLELSNLCYLETKDGIISGYVHGDMHGLGKIGALVALQSSGDKQEIGKQIAMHVVAMKPEALSIDDLDQEKLNNERSIIEEQVKSLNKPEEVAKKIVDGRMAKYYEEVVLLEQKFIKDDKMKIADFIESSAVKLANYKLLTLDGANK
- the rpsB gene encoding 30S ribosomal protein S2; its protein translation is MTNLPKVTIRDLAESGVHFGHKVSRWNAKMAPYIYGIHQENRIHIIDLRKTLPLLEAAMKALYDVASQDGRILFVGTKFQALDIVASEAVRCGQYYVNDRWLGGMLTNWNTVSFSIKTLIQYEKISNDEDSILTKKELGNIEKKRKKLDKELGGIREMGAVPDILFIIDTNKEHIAVKEAKKLGIPVVGVLDTNSDPDGIAYPIPGNDDSRKSIELYCKLVADSILAGIESSLTRSRVKDDELIQGKEEDIVQTKKKRIKVETAKEVVVSK
- the yajC gene encoding preprotein translocase subunit YajC, with translation MFISEVFAADATNNVSVSVANFIPLILIFVVFYFLIIRPNHKKLKEHRRMIDQIKRGDTVITSSGIIGEVNKVDEVNAQLILEIAPKIEIKILKSAISEILNKEIQKPVAKSIEKSKVEKNGKKNKLEESKKDKNAS